The Cerasicoccus sp. TK19100 genome window below encodes:
- a CDS encoding phosphoglycerate dehydrogenase, translating into MTRILLSTTSYQDTPGPHHELLASSGAEIVRERGPLSEARMLELAGDFDAFLCGDDVISRAVLEKAAPRLKIIAKYGIGVDKIDVAACTEMGIPLGFTPGVNHTTVAEHTFALMLALFRSLVTEVNFVAEGNWKRLTGHEIMGKTIGIVGLGRIGREVALRAKAFGLKVIGYDLYWPEDFAREHGIVRAGGLTQLFRDSDILSLHSNLTEETRDMIDAKSLPNLKDGVVIINCARGELVNSKDMAEALASGKVAGYGADVLDEEPPSPDHVLLKAPNCIITPHIGSRTYESVVRQATMATQNLINMLRGEKPLAQVNDAPIPAALIK; encoded by the coding sequence ATGACCCGAATACTCCTTTCCACGACTTCCTACCAGGATACGCCTGGTCCTCATCATGAGCTGCTCGCCAGCAGTGGCGCTGAGATCGTTCGCGAGCGCGGCCCCCTAAGCGAGGCCCGCATGCTGGAACTCGCCGGCGATTTTGACGCATTCCTTTGCGGTGACGACGTCATTTCACGCGCTGTGCTGGAGAAAGCCGCTCCGCGCCTTAAAATCATTGCCAAGTATGGCATCGGCGTGGACAAGATCGATGTGGCTGCCTGCACCGAAATGGGCATCCCATTGGGGTTCACCCCGGGCGTGAATCACACGACCGTAGCCGAGCACACCTTTGCACTCATGCTGGCGCTGTTCCGTAGTTTGGTGACCGAGGTTAACTTCGTTGCTGAAGGAAATTGGAAGCGTCTGACTGGCCATGAAATCATGGGCAAGACGATCGGCATTGTGGGCCTCGGCCGTATCGGTCGCGAGGTCGCGCTGCGCGCCAAGGCGTTTGGCCTGAAGGTGATCGGCTACGATCTCTACTGGCCCGAAGACTTTGCGCGTGAGCATGGCATCGTGCGGGCTGGTGGGCTGACTCAGCTTTTCCGCGACTCGGATATCCTGAGCCTGCACTCGAATCTCACCGAAGAAACGCGCGACATGATCGACGCCAAGTCACTGCCGAATCTCAAGGACGGCGTGGTGATTATCAATTGCGCCCGCGGCGAGCTGGTCAACTCCAAGGACATGGCCGAGGCGCTCGCCAGTGGCAAGGTGGCTGGGTATGGCGCGGACGTGCTCGACGAAGAACCGCCTTCGCCGGACCACGTCCTGCTCAAGGCACCAAACTGCATCATCACGCCGCACATCGGCAGCCGCACCTATGAGAGCGTTGTGCGTCAGGCTACGATGGCGACCCAAAACCTCATCAACATGCTGCGTGGCGAAAAGCCGCTCGCGCAAGTCAACGACGCCCCGATCCCCGCAGCCTTGATCAAATAA
- a CDS encoding sugar kinase, translated as MAIELRPASECLYDEISLGEVMLRLDPGEGRVHTTRQFTAWEGGGEYNVARGLRRCFGLKTAVVTAFADNPVGRLIEDFILQGGVDTDFIQWRDYDGIGREVRNGLNFTERGFGIRGAVGCPDRGLTAASQMKPGDVDWEHIFGKLGVRWFHTGGIFAALSDTCPDTVIEAVKAAKKYGTIVSYDLNYRPSLWKGIGGHERCQEVNREIAKYVDVMIGNEEDFTACLGFEVEGVDENISNIEIDAFKNMIKTAVKEFPNFQATATTLRAVKTATVNDWGAIAWHDGEFYESTPYPELEIMDRVGGGDSFASGLIYGFLATNDPQQAVDYGAAHGALAMTTPGDTTMASKKEVEKIMSGGGARVVR; from the coding sequence ATGGCCATAGAACTACGACCTGCCTCCGAATGTCTGTACGACGAAATTTCACTCGGTGAAGTTATGCTTCGCCTCGATCCGGGCGAAGGGCGCGTGCACACCACCCGCCAATTCACGGCCTGGGAAGGTGGCGGTGAGTACAATGTTGCGCGTGGCCTGCGTCGTTGCTTCGGCTTGAAAACGGCCGTGGTAACCGCTTTTGCGGATAACCCTGTCGGTCGTCTGATCGAAGACTTCATCTTGCAGGGTGGTGTTGATACCGACTTCATCCAGTGGCGTGACTACGACGGCATCGGCCGCGAAGTGCGCAACGGCCTGAACTTCACCGAGCGCGGCTTCGGCATTCGCGGTGCCGTGGGTTGCCCGGATCGTGGCTTGACTGCGGCCAGCCAGATGAAGCCTGGCGATGTCGATTGGGAGCACATCTTTGGCAAGCTCGGTGTGCGTTGGTTCCACACCGGTGGTATCTTTGCCGCCCTCAGTGATACCTGCCCGGACACCGTCATCGAGGCCGTGAAGGCCGCGAAAAAGTATGGCACGATTGTTTCCTACGACCTTAACTACCGCCCGTCTCTGTGGAAGGGCATCGGTGGCCACGAGCGCTGCCAGGAGGTTAATCGCGAGATCGCCAAGTATGTCGACGTGATGATCGGCAACGAAGAAGACTTTACCGCATGCCTCGGCTTCGAAGTCGAAGGCGTGGACGAGAATATCTCCAACATCGAGATCGATGCCTTCAAGAATATGATCAAGACGGCGGTCAAGGAGTTCCCGAACTTCCAGGCCACCGCCACGACGCTGCGGGCGGTCAAGACGGCGACCGTCAATGACTGGGGTGCTATTGCCTGGCACGATGGCGAGTTCTATGAGTCCACGCCATACCCGGAATTGGAAATCATGGACCGCGTTGGCGGCGGCGATTCCTTTGCCAGCGGTTTGATCTACGGCTTCCTCGCGACCAACGATCCGCAGCAGGCCGTCGATTACGGCGCCGCGCACGGCGCTCTCGCGATGACCACTCCCGGCGACACCACTATGGCCAGCAAGAAGGAAGTGGAAAAGATCATGTCCGGCGGCGGCGCTCGAGTCGTTCGATAA
- a CDS encoding tagaturonate epimerase family protein → MTNQTPVTLGLKKSFGFGDRLGLAGPGHLAALKTSDFAGIMAQQSIREMNRTDRTPEQVMRAAQETIAAAEYALPWGADADHLKCEADVQWTAEAGFCFFTIDPSEHVVNEADDMDEAALTAGVEKLVANSVFDDASWEKPYLEGQWDIGSRVLKFDRESLYRAAVKYARAVEHCGAMSGFIAKHNANKLYEIEVSVDETDAPTSHLEHLFFALELRRRGVTVVSLAPRFIGQFEKGIDYKGDIPAFEAALEDHVAIAKAMGPYKISIHSGSDKFSIYPSIGRICGDLLHVKTAGTSYLEALRVVCRQSPALFKEIIAYSADRFPEDKASYHISVTDDWVAGLGAIDADEVKYLDEDFGRQLLHVTFGSVLTKGKAASGRSFKEGILEVLENNADLHAELLEKHLGKHLSLLNAG, encoded by the coding sequence ATGACTAACCAAACCCCTGTAACCCTGGGACTCAAGAAATCATTTGGCTTTGGCGACCGCCTTGGCCTTGCCGGGCCCGGGCATCTGGCCGCTCTCAAAACCAGCGACTTTGCGGGCATTATGGCGCAGCAGTCGATCCGCGAAATGAACCGCACCGACCGCACGCCCGAGCAAGTCATGCGCGCTGCCCAAGAGACCATTGCTGCCGCCGAGTACGCACTCCCATGGGGTGCCGACGCCGACCACCTGAAGTGCGAGGCAGACGTCCAATGGACCGCCGAGGCTGGCTTCTGCTTTTTCACCATCGACCCAAGTGAACACGTCGTCAATGAAGCCGATGACATGGACGAAGCCGCGCTGACAGCGGGTGTCGAAAAGCTCGTTGCCAATTCCGTGTTTGACGATGCAAGTTGGGAAAAACCTTACCTCGAAGGCCAGTGGGACATAGGTTCGCGAGTGCTTAAATTTGATCGCGAGTCCCTCTACCGCGCTGCCGTAAAATACGCCCGCGCCGTCGAGCACTGCGGCGCGATGTCCGGCTTTATCGCCAAACATAACGCCAACAAACTTTACGAAATCGAAGTCTCGGTGGACGAAACCGATGCACCAACCTCCCACTTAGAGCACCTGTTCTTTGCGTTGGAGCTGCGCCGCCGCGGCGTGACGGTTGTCAGCCTGGCACCACGTTTCATTGGCCAGTTCGAGAAAGGCATCGACTACAAGGGCGACATCCCCGCCTTCGAGGCCGCACTGGAAGACCACGTTGCCATCGCCAAGGCCATGGGTCCTTACAAAATCTCCATCCATAGCGGCTCAGATAAATTCTCGATCTATCCCAGCATCGGCCGCATTTGCGGTGATCTGCTGCACGTCAAAACGGCGGGCACGAGCTACCTGGAAGCCTTGCGTGTCGTATGCCGCCAGTCCCCTGCCCTGTTCAAGGAAATCATTGCCTACAGCGCTGACCGTTTCCCGGAAGACAAGGCCAGCTACCACATTTCCGTTACCGACGATTGGGTCGCCGGCCTGGGTGCCATTGATGCCGACGAGGTCAAATACCTCGATGAAGATTTCGGCCGCCAGCTGTTGCACGTCACCTTCGGCTCAGTCCTGACTAAGGGTAAAGCCGCCAGCGGTCGGAGCTTCAAGGAAGGCATTCTCGAGGTCCTCGAAAACAATGCCGACTTACACGCCGAGCTCCTCGAAAAACATCTGGGCAAGCACCTGTCGCTGCTCAACGCAGGCTAG
- a CDS encoding Ldh family oxidoreductase yields MSETFYVVPEEKHNALVKQAYLSRGFDEAEANAAAKFSSYASTHGIRTHNALKALHLDHLFGSGAGGCKPSAAIEKKEGRFAASQVWNANRKLGQATAYEAIETAIELADKYGIGQVSVDNAFHYLWGGGYVMDAARRGYIAYTNCTAALAEVVPFKGKTPTLGTNPHSWGFPTTDAVGFPVVIDWATSVIAMGRVQQFAREGQPLPEGAAVDANGQPTTDPKQVAALTTFGAHKGYGLSLINEIMAGFIGGSLPTLRSRWDQQPEEKHTPAFYFQVIHPDAIAGEFALGRNSAENIKAVLADILGQGNESCILPGQIEAQAAERTRKSGGLLFTEAEINGFNELADECGAERWKVADFKTAD; encoded by the coding sequence ATGAGCGAAACATTCTACGTCGTCCCTGAAGAAAAGCACAACGCACTGGTCAAGCAGGCGTATCTTAGCCGTGGCTTTGATGAAGCCGAGGCCAACGCCGCCGCCAAGTTTTCCTCCTATGCGAGCACGCATGGCATTCGCACGCACAACGCGCTGAAAGCCCTGCATCTCGACCACTTGTTTGGCTCCGGTGCCGGTGGCTGCAAGCCCAGCGCAGCCATCGAAAAGAAGGAAGGTCGCTTTGCTGCCTCGCAGGTGTGGAACGCCAACCGCAAGCTCGGCCAGGCCACGGCTTACGAGGCGATCGAAACCGCGATCGAACTCGCCGATAAATACGGCATCGGCCAAGTGTCGGTGGACAATGCATTTCACTACCTTTGGGGTGGTGGTTACGTGATGGACGCGGCGCGCCGTGGTTACATCGCCTACACCAATTGCACCGCGGCGCTAGCGGAGGTGGTTCCCTTTAAAGGCAAGACGCCGACGCTCGGCACCAACCCGCACTCGTGGGGCTTCCCAACGACGGATGCCGTGGGTTTCCCGGTGGTCATCGACTGGGCAACGAGCGTGATCGCCATGGGCCGTGTGCAGCAATTTGCGCGTGAAGGTCAACCCCTGCCTGAAGGTGCCGCGGTGGACGCCAATGGCCAGCCTACGACGGACCCGAAGCAGGTTGCCGCGCTGACTACCTTTGGCGCGCACAAGGGCTACGGCCTGTCTTTGATTAACGAAATTATGGCGGGCTTTATCGGCGGCAGTTTGCCGACTCTGCGTTCGCGTTGGGATCAGCAGCCAGAGGAAAAGCACACGCCGGCTTTCTATTTCCAAGTCATCCACCCGGACGCGATTGCGGGCGAATTCGCTCTCGGTCGCAACTCGGCGGAAAACATCAAGGCGGTGCTTGCCGACATTCTGGGGCAGGGCAACGAAAGCTGCATTCTGCCGGGCCAAATTGAAGCACAGGCCGCCGAGCGCACCCGCAAGAGTGGCGGCTTGCTTTTTACGGAAGCGGAAATTAACGGCTTCAATGAGCTGGCCGACGAGTGCGGTGCTGAGCGATGGAAGGTTGCGGATTTTAAAACCGCCGACTAA
- the uxaC gene encoding glucuronate isomerase, with amino-acid sequence MSFIHDDFLLQSETARRLYHEVAKDEPIIDYHCHLPPEDVANDRRFRNIADIWLGGDHYKWRALRTNGVDESLITGDAGDYEKFMAWCKTVPDTLRNPLYHWSHLELVRYFGIDELISEKTAPVIWEKANALLAQDDYSANGILKKFQVKVVCTTDDPTDTLAHHVAAAKDPNVTTAMYPTFRPDKALKIGDTENFNAWCDKLAEVSGIDTGSFSGLKDALKQRHDFFHEAGGRLSDHGLEKCFDKFVSDERAASIFDHARSGNAVVPEQAEEFASNLMVYFGQLDAEKGWTKQLHIGAMRNNNTRLFNKLGPDTGFDSIGDYSQGAALSRYLDRLDMDDTLPKVVIYNLNPADNYLMGTMIGNFQDGSIAGKIQFGSGWWFLDQKEAMEWQMNTLSNLGLLSRFVGMLTDSRSFLSYPRHEYFRRILCNLIGNDVEQGLIPNEWDLYAPMVKNICHDNAANFFGFEIPA; translated from the coding sequence ATGTCTTTCATTCACGACGACTTTCTATTGCAAAGTGAAACCGCGCGTCGCCTTTACCACGAAGTGGCCAAGGACGAGCCGATCATTGACTACCACTGCCACCTGCCGCCGGAGGACGTGGCCAACGACCGCCGCTTCCGTAACATTGCCGATATCTGGCTGGGCGGCGATCACTACAAGTGGCGTGCGCTGCGGACCAACGGCGTTGACGAATCGCTGATCACCGGTGACGCCGGGGACTACGAGAAGTTCATGGCTTGGTGCAAGACCGTGCCCGACACGCTGCGCAATCCGCTTTATCACTGGAGCCATTTGGAGCTCGTTCGCTACTTCGGCATCGATGAGCTCATCAGCGAAAAGACCGCGCCCGTCATTTGGGAAAAGGCCAACGCGCTTTTGGCTCAGGACGACTACAGCGCGAACGGCATCTTGAAGAAGTTTCAGGTAAAGGTTGTCTGCACGACCGATGACCCGACCGACACGCTGGCGCATCACGTAGCTGCGGCGAAGGACCCGAATGTCACCACGGCGATGTATCCCACCTTCCGTCCGGACAAGGCGCTGAAGATCGGCGATACGGAAAACTTCAATGCCTGGTGCGACAAGCTGGCTGAAGTTTCGGGTATCGACACGGGTAGCTTCAGTGGCCTGAAGGATGCGCTCAAGCAGCGCCATGATTTCTTCCACGAAGCTGGTGGACGTCTTTCTGACCACGGCCTCGAAAAGTGCTTTGATAAGTTCGTCAGCGATGAGCGTGCGGCTTCGATCTTCGACCACGCGCGTTCGGGCAATGCCGTTGTGCCGGAGCAGGCGGAAGAGTTCGCCAGCAACCTGATGGTTTATTTCGGCCAGCTCGATGCTGAGAAGGGTTGGACGAAGCAGTTGCACATCGGCGCCATGCGCAACAACAACACGCGCTTGTTCAACAAGCTTGGGCCGGACACCGGCTTTGACTCGATTGGCGATTACTCGCAGGGGGCTGCGCTGAGCCGCTACCTCGACCGCCTCGACATGGACGACACCTTGCCCAAGGTGGTTATTTACAATCTGAACCCGGCGGACAATTACCTGATGGGCACGATGATTGGCAACTTCCAGGACGGCTCCATCGCGGGTAAGATTCAATTCGGCAGCGGCTGGTGGTTCCTCGATCAGAAGGAGGCCATGGAGTGGCAGATGAACACGCTCTCCAACCTCGGTTTGCTCAGTCGCTTTGTTGGCATGCTCACGGATTCGCGCAGCTTCCTCAGCTACCCGCGCCACGAGTATTTCCGCCGCATCCTGTGCAACCTCATCGGGAACGATGTCGAGCAAGGCCTTATCCCGAACGAGTGGGACCTCTACGCGCCGATGGTGAAAAACATCTGCCATGACAACGCGGCCAATTTCTTTGGCTTCGAGATCCCAGCGTAA
- the meaB gene encoding methylmalonyl Co-A mutase-associated GTPase MeaB, translating to MPDEPSKSRKTEWTPKQGDEHHGTYATEVMHGVQGVPTVRKHRKKRRTLSADEAVEGILAGDRTTLARAITLVESKAEAHREIAREILRRCLPHAGNSVRLGITGTPGAGKSTFIECLGMQICEGGGKIAVLAVDPTSSRSGGSVLGDKTRMEKLTRESNAFIRPSPAGEALGGVAAKTREAMLLCEAAGFDNIIVETVGVGQSEVAVRTMVDFFLLLLIAGGGDDLQGIKKGVIEMADAIAVNKADGDNVNKAKLACGEYKRVLHYLNPYTEGWTPQALTCSAATGSGVDDVWAMVLRFCEELMSAEKFTHIRAEQNRQWLKALVRDAVLQRFYGSQSVMDKLPQIERDVARGELPVVEAVEILLG from the coding sequence ATGCCTGACGAACCCTCCAAAAGCCGCAAAACCGAATGGACGCCCAAGCAAGGGGACGAGCATCACGGAACCTACGCGACCGAGGTGATGCACGGCGTGCAAGGGGTGCCGACTGTCCGCAAGCATCGCAAGAAGCGGCGGACGCTATCCGCCGACGAGGCGGTGGAGGGTATCCTGGCCGGTGATCGGACCACGTTGGCGCGCGCCATTACACTCGTCGAAAGTAAGGCAGAGGCGCATCGTGAGATCGCCCGGGAAATTCTACGCCGCTGTCTGCCGCATGCGGGCAACTCTGTGCGCCTGGGCATTACTGGCACGCCGGGTGCCGGGAAGAGCACCTTCATCGAATGCCTGGGAATGCAGATCTGTGAAGGCGGTGGGAAGATCGCCGTGCTCGCGGTTGACCCCACCAGCTCACGCAGTGGCGGTAGCGTGTTGGGGGACAAGACGCGCATGGAAAAACTCACCCGCGAGAGCAATGCCTTCATCCGCCCGTCTCCCGCCGGTGAGGCCTTGGGCGGTGTTGCGGCGAAGACCCGTGAAGCCATGCTGCTTTGTGAGGCGGCGGGCTTCGATAACATTATTGTGGAAACCGTCGGCGTCGGCCAGAGCGAGGTTGCGGTGCGCACGATGGTGGACTTTTTCCTGCTGCTGCTAATTGCGGGTGGTGGCGATGACCTGCAAGGCATCAAAAAGGGCGTAATCGAAATGGCTGACGCGATTGCGGTTAACAAGGCCGATGGCGATAATGTCAACAAGGCTAAACTCGCCTGCGGCGAATACAAGCGGGTGCTGCATTACCTGAATCCATACACGGAGGGCTGGACTCCACAAGCGCTGACTTGCTCGGCGGCTACTGGTAGCGGCGTGGATGATGTCTGGGCGATGGTGTTGCGCTTTTGCGAGGAACTTATGTCCGCCGAAAAGTTTACCCATATTCGTGCGGAGCAGAACCGCCAATGGCTCAAAGCGCTGGTACGCGATGCAGTCCTACAGCGTTTCTACGGCAGCCAATCCGTGATGGATAAGCTGCCGCAAATAGAACGCGACGTCGCGCGGGGCGAGTTGCCCGTGGTCGAGGCGGTGGAGATCCTGTTGGGCTAG
- a CDS encoding SDR family oxidoreductase: MNEYLNELFTLQGKVAVVIGGTGELCGAMAEGLAGAGATVVLVGRNEEKAQARLKKLHQFHGASYFESCDVGSKEALDDLLDRVLKKSGQVDIVVNGAGVNSPTPFLEIEEAEFDKIMNINFKSVFLACQVFGRYFVERGQGGSMINVGSMSGVKPLSRVFTYSASKAAVHNLSQNLAREWAPQNIRVNTLVPGFFPAEQNRKVLTDERVAQIMGHTPMKRFGEAKELVGATLLLASDAGSFITGHELLVDGGYASMTI, encoded by the coding sequence ATGAACGAATACCTGAACGAACTCTTTACTCTGCAAGGCAAAGTAGCCGTCGTTATTGGCGGCACGGGCGAACTCTGTGGCGCGATGGCCGAAGGCTTGGCCGGCGCAGGGGCTACCGTGGTCCTGGTTGGCCGCAACGAAGAAAAAGCGCAGGCGCGCCTGAAGAAGCTGCATCAGTTTCACGGTGCCAGCTACTTTGAATCCTGCGACGTAGGCTCCAAGGAAGCGTTGGACGACTTGTTGGACCGCGTGCTCAAGAAGAGCGGTCAGGTCGATATCGTAGTCAATGGTGCCGGGGTCAACAGCCCTACGCCGTTCCTCGAAATCGAAGAGGCCGAGTTCGACAAGATCATGAACATCAACTTCAAGTCGGTGTTCCTCGCTTGCCAGGTGTTCGGGCGTTACTTCGTAGAGCGCGGGCAGGGCGGCAGCATGATCAACGTCGGCTCGATGTCGGGCGTTAAGCCGTTGTCCCGCGTGTTCACCTACTCGGCGTCCAAGGCCGCCGTGCACAATCTCTCGCAGAATCTCGCCCGCGAATGGGCCCCGCAGAATATCCGCGTCAATACGCTGGTGCCGGGCTTCTTCCCCGCCGAGCAAAACCGCAAGGTGCTGACCGATGAGCGCGTGGCACAGATCATGGGCCACACGCCGATGAAGCGCTTCGGCGAAGCGAAGGAGCTGGTTGGCGCGACGCTGCTGCTTGCCTCTGACGCGGGCTCGTTCATCACCGGGCACGAACTGCTGGTCGATGGCGGCTACGCATCAATGACCATTTAG
- a CDS encoding DUF2959 domain-containing protein: MKRFASIFVLLPVLLIAGCSSMYYGALEQVGIHKRELLVDRVEAAQESQEEAKEEFEDALEAFRATVNVDGGELEKRYDRLKGQYQDCEKRAEAVRDRIAAVEDVAESLFREWESELGEYSRDDLRRASETQLRETRREYNRLIAAMTRAESKMDPVLTAFGDQVLFLKHNLNARAIASLKNEVTTVERDVSALIDEMNTAIKEAEIFISQMKN; encoded by the coding sequence ATGAAACGTTTTGCATCCATATTTGTTCTGTTGCCGGTGCTCCTGATCGCCGGTTGCTCCTCCATGTATTATGGCGCACTCGAGCAAGTGGGCATCCACAAGCGTGAGTTGCTCGTGGACCGCGTCGAGGCCGCGCAGGAAAGTCAGGAGGAAGCAAAGGAAGAATTTGAAGATGCGCTCGAAGCCTTTCGGGCCACAGTCAACGTCGATGGTGGCGAGCTGGAGAAACGCTACGACCGCCTGAAGGGCCAATATCAAGATTGCGAAAAGCGCGCGGAAGCAGTCCGTGATCGCATTGCCGCGGTCGAGGATGTTGCCGAGTCTTTGTTCCGCGAGTGGGAGAGCGAGCTGGGTGAATACTCACGCGACGATTTACGCCGCGCCAGCGAGACTCAGCTTCGCGAAACACGCCGCGAATACAATCGCCTGATCGCCGCGATGACACGCGCCGAGTCCAAGATGGATCCGGTGCTCACGGCATTTGGCGATCAAGTCCTCTTCCTGAAGCACAACCTGAACGCGCGCGCCATCGCCTCGCTGAAGAACGAGGTGACCACCGTGGAGCGTGATGTGTCCGCGCTGATCGACGAGATGAACACCGCGATCAAGGAAGCCGAGATCTTTATTTCTCAAATGAAAAATTAA
- a CDS encoding LacI family DNA-binding transcriptional regulator, with protein MSKDPSSSVGTTAALARHLGLSRWTVSRVLNGHPGVLPETVERVNKAMAEVGFQPNTLARGLRGGRTGIVGVCFQELESPILARKVSHLQQALRELGYHALIELTNGDRDLERIALRNFLSMQAEGIVLIGSQLMEDDDALTACQKQGKPLIWVDPESKISGEQLSIDRPYSMRLVLEHLHGLGHRRFAVLGIDPGNPYGAFRWPAFERHCKRLKIDIQKNAQQFYRRGQREHDYDYGRELAEEMLAGEQPLPTAIIALNDRVAIGAMNRLREAGVQTPRDVSIVGYDNLEIGGHIQPTLTTIDQCAERLMRQAAKRLVELLGDGPPPEQKPSGKLIKPKLIVRQSTDKPPDK; from the coding sequence TTGAGTAAAGATCCTTCCAGCTCCGTTGGCACTACCGCCGCTTTGGCCCGTCACTTGGGCCTGTCCCGTTGGACCGTTTCACGAGTGCTGAACGGCCACCCGGGCGTCCTGCCGGAAACGGTTGAGCGTGTGAATAAGGCGATGGCGGAAGTCGGCTTTCAGCCAAACACGCTGGCGCGTGGTTTGCGTGGTGGGCGGACGGGTATTGTGGGGGTCTGCTTTCAGGAGTTGGAGTCGCCGATCCTGGCGCGCAAGGTGTCGCATTTGCAGCAGGCGCTGCGCGAGCTCGGTTACCATGCCTTGATCGAGCTGACCAATGGTGACCGTGATCTGGAGCGGATTGCGCTACGTAATTTTTTGTCCATGCAGGCCGAAGGCATTGTTTTAATCGGTTCTCAGTTGATGGAGGATGACGACGCGCTAACGGCCTGCCAAAAACAAGGCAAGCCGCTCATCTGGGTTGATCCGGAAAGTAAGATTAGCGGCGAGCAGTTGTCCATCGATCGTCCCTATTCAATGCGCCTCGTTTTGGAGCATTTGCATGGGTTGGGGCACCGGCGCTTTGCGGTGCTGGGAATTGACCCTGGGAATCCCTATGGTGCCTTCCGTTGGCCGGCCTTTGAGCGCCATTGCAAACGGCTCAAGATCGACATCCAAAAGAACGCGCAGCAGTTTTACCGTCGCGGCCAGAGAGAGCACGACTATGATTATGGTCGAGAATTAGCCGAGGAAATGTTGGCGGGTGAGCAGCCGCTGCCTACGGCCATCATTGCGCTGAATGACCGGGTAGCCATCGGGGCGATGAACCGTCTGCGCGAGGCAGGGGTTCAGACGCCGCGTGATGTCTCGATCGTAGGCTATGATAACCTAGAGATCGGTGGGCACATCCAGCCGACCCTGACGACCATTGATCAGTGCGCTGAGCGTCTGATGCGGCAAGCGGCCAAGCGTCTGGTTGAGCTGCTCGGAGATGGGCCGCCTCCCGAACAGAAGCCGTCCGGGAAGCTGATTAAGCCGAAGCTGATCGTGCGACAGTCGACCGATAAGCCACCGGATAAATAA